A region from the Vicinamibacterales bacterium genome encodes:
- a CDS encoding S8 family peptidase, whose protein sequence is MAKAARARRSPTARRKVAARAAAGDAAQPLVLYIHGVGRHKPADELKAEWDLALFGSDRGDATRMAYWSDIVHPPATGGKRSKRGTRTADEPSADVADAALKEAGVSSKAAGDYAEAIAAMLGAPAGRTRGPGKKVLPLPRFLRKPVSAAFLKAFIGDTAAYFFDKEKRRRIRERFQAVVPDDGRPLTIVAHSQGSIVALEVLAALGASVNVVKLVTIGSPLGLQEVQDFLDVLPGRKPFDIPGGVEQWHNFADPLDPVALDKGLRGEFGRPRDANPPRPLIVDELVVNDGTRKLIGFNPHSAIGYLAHPKVRRSVHEGAQFDSMARFVVARDVAEGLAVEGRQPVIIELLEPGYWALGERGPELEAREDRERRAHGEITLADRVERAAAQIGEVVRTMARAEGRSPDQAEADARIDPLRRFVAARLTPDEVRQVAVEHKTFNVYAVWRSSSKKKLIARSQAVLQVDAARGSYGARGGGIVWAVLDTGVRSDHAHFKNGTIQAVWDCTQRGAPKRLTSDTDRDGHGSHVSGIIAGESRHKGTAYAGMAPDTRLVVYKVLDDNGQGEDAWIIKALDHIARQNENAAGQVIHGINLSLGGPYDSTVYGCGFTPICQELRRQWRAGVVVVVACGNEGQLDVQTSDGEVEINTSMSIGDPANLEDCIAVGSVNADKPHLYGVSPFSSRGPTSDGRLKPDVVAPGERIMSVNSRSKTEYRVESGTSMAAPHVSGMLAAFLSARREFRGRPDDVKRILMDACTDIGRDRYHQGRGVPNLMKMLLSV, encoded by the coding sequence ATGGCGAAGGCAGCACGGGCGCGGCGGTCTCCGACGGCACGGCGCAAGGTGGCGGCAAGAGCCGCCGCGGGCGACGCCGCGCAGCCGCTGGTCCTCTACATCCACGGCGTGGGCCGTCACAAGCCGGCCGACGAGCTGAAGGCCGAATGGGACCTCGCCCTCTTCGGCAGCGACCGGGGCGACGCCACGCGGATGGCGTACTGGTCGGACATCGTGCACCCGCCCGCCACGGGCGGCAAGCGGTCGAAGCGAGGGACGCGCACGGCGGACGAGCCGTCCGCCGACGTCGCGGACGCGGCCCTGAAGGAGGCCGGCGTCTCGTCGAAGGCGGCCGGCGACTACGCCGAGGCCATCGCCGCGATGCTGGGGGCCCCGGCCGGCAGGACGCGCGGCCCGGGCAAGAAGGTGCTGCCGCTGCCGCGGTTCCTGCGCAAGCCCGTGTCGGCCGCGTTCCTCAAGGCCTTCATCGGCGACACCGCCGCCTATTTCTTCGACAAGGAGAAGCGCCGGCGGATCCGCGAGCGCTTCCAGGCGGTCGTGCCCGACGACGGCCGGCCGCTCACGATCGTGGCGCACAGCCAGGGGTCCATCGTCGCGCTCGAGGTACTGGCCGCCCTGGGCGCGTCGGTCAACGTCGTGAAGCTCGTCACGATCGGGTCGCCCCTGGGCCTGCAGGAGGTGCAAGACTTCCTCGACGTGCTCCCCGGGCGCAAGCCCTTCGACATCCCGGGCGGCGTCGAGCAGTGGCACAACTTCGCCGACCCGCTCGATCCGGTGGCCCTCGACAAGGGGCTGCGCGGCGAGTTCGGCCGCCCGCGGGACGCGAACCCGCCGCGGCCGCTCATCGTCGACGAGCTCGTCGTCAACGACGGCACGCGCAAGCTGATCGGCTTCAATCCCCACTCCGCGATCGGGTACCTGGCGCATCCCAAGGTACGGCGCAGCGTGCACGAAGGCGCGCAGTTCGATTCGATGGCGCGATTCGTCGTCGCGCGCGACGTGGCGGAGGGCCTGGCGGTGGAGGGGCGCCAGCCCGTGATCATCGAGCTCCTCGAGCCTGGCTACTGGGCGCTCGGCGAGCGGGGGCCCGAGCTGGAGGCGCGCGAGGACCGGGAGCGGCGGGCCCACGGGGAGATCACGCTCGCCGATCGCGTCGAGCGGGCCGCCGCCCAGATCGGCGAGGTCGTGCGAACGATGGCGCGCGCGGAGGGCCGCAGTCCGGACCAGGCCGAGGCCGACGCCCGGATCGATCCGCTGCGGCGCTTCGTCGCGGCGCGGCTGACCCCGGACGAGGTCCGCCAGGTGGCCGTCGAACACAAGACCTTCAACGTGTATGCCGTGTGGAGGAGCTCCTCGAAGAAGAAGCTCATCGCGCGCTCGCAGGCCGTCCTCCAGGTGGACGCCGCCCGCGGGAGCTACGGCGCCCGCGGCGGCGGCATCGTGTGGGCCGTGCTGGACACGGGCGTCCGGTCCGATCACGCGCACTTCAAGAACGGCACCATCCAGGCGGTCTGGGACTGCACCCAGCGCGGAGCGCCCAAGCGGCTGACCTCCGACACCGACAGGGACGGCCACGGGTCGCACGTGTCGGGCATCATCGCCGGGGAGAGCCGTCACAAGGGCACGGCGTATGCCGGCATGGCGCCCGACACGCGCCTCGTCGTCTACAAGGTGCTCGACGACAACGGCCAGGGCGAGGACGCGTGGATCATCAAGGCGCTGGACCACATCGCCCGGCAGAACGAGAACGCCGCCGGTCAGGTGATCCATGGCATCAACCTCAGCCTGGGCGGGCCGTACGACTCGACGGTGTACGGCTGCGGCTTCACGCCGATCTGCCAGGAGCTGCGCCGGCAGTGGCGCGCGGGCGTGGTCGTCGTGGTGGCCTGCGGCAACGAAGGGCAGCTCGACGTGCAGACGAGCGACGGCGAAGTGGAGATCAACACGTCGATGTCGATCGGCGATCCCGCCAACCTCGAGGACTGCATCGCCGTGGGCTCGGTGAACGCCGACAAGCCGCACCTGTACGGGGTCTCACCCTTCTCGTCGCGGGGCCCGACCTCCGACGGCCGGCTCAAGCCGGACGTGGTGGCGCCCGGCGAGCGGATCATGTCGGTGAACTCGCGCAGCAAGACCGAGTACCGCGTGGAGAGCGGCACGAGCATGGCGGCGCCGCACGTGTCCGGGATGCTGGCCGCGTTCCTCTCGGCGCGGCGCGAGTTCCGGGGCCGCCCCGACGACGTGAAGCGGATCCTGATGGACGCCTGCACGGACATCGGACGCGACCGCTACCACCAGGGCCGCGGCGTCCCGAACCTGATGAAGATGCTCCTCAGCGTCTGA
- a CDS encoding amidase yields MNTRRQFLITAPMGVLAATAACGPGASTPAGVAPAAPPPSTPGAPPAFGTGPASGPPLTAATFAEAEKVVRVTMSPPHREVAASSFARTFGPLFERREGPRRIELPDTVAPASRWEPASIDATPGPAHERFVRSAGPAVPLPASDADIAHSPVTQLSRWIEQRQLTSDRLTRIYLARIDALDPRIRAVITKTADLALTQAARADAEIAAGRYRGPLHGIPYGVKDLLDTAGIPTTYGAEPYRDRVPAADSAVVRRLTDAGAVLVAKLSLGALALNDIWFGGMTMNPWLLEEGASGSSAGPGAATAAALVAFSIGSETGGSIIAPAMRCGVTGLRPTFGRVPRTGAMTLCWSLDKLGPMTRSVEDAMLVLRAIGGPDPGDVSSVPCALDFDATAPVTGLRVGYIPSWMTASPATDVDRAVLAQLSTLGLTPTEVSLPDWPFDSLQTILFAEAAASFEELTLSNGIDRMKVQVPDAWPNLFRLSRFLSAVDLVQADRLRRRVAGEMRRIFTEVDLLLVPSLRGEMLTIGNHTGHPSLTLRAGFVQVSEARSDWAPDPDRPLPSFDPPRRVPHGVTLVGRLFDEGTIGRVGVALERALRVVDERPAGF; encoded by the coding sequence ATGAACACCCGACGACAGTTCCTGATCACGGCGCCCATGGGCGTCCTGGCCGCCACGGCCGCGTGCGGTCCCGGGGCCTCGACGCCGGCGGGCGTCGCGCCGGCGGCGCCTCCACCGTCCACCCCCGGCGCGCCCCCCGCCTTCGGCACCGGTCCGGCTTCGGGCCCACCGCTCACGGCGGCCACGTTCGCGGAGGCCGAGAAGGTGGTGCGTGTCACGATGTCGCCGCCGCACCGCGAGGTGGCGGCCTCCAGCTTCGCACGCACGTTCGGCCCGCTCTTCGAGCGCCGCGAAGGCCCGCGGCGAATCGAGCTGCCAGACACGGTCGCCCCGGCCAGCCGGTGGGAGCCGGCGTCGATCGACGCCACGCCCGGACCCGCGCACGAGCGGTTCGTCCGGAGCGCCGGTCCCGCGGTGCCGCTCCCGGCCAGCGATGCCGACATCGCGCACTCGCCCGTCACGCAGCTCTCGCGATGGATCGAGCAGCGCCAGCTCACCTCGGACCGCCTCACCCGCATCTACCTCGCGCGCATCGACGCGCTCGACCCCAGGATCCGGGCCGTCATCACGAAGACCGCGGACCTGGCGCTCACCCAGGCCGCGCGCGCCGACGCCGAGATCGCGGCCGGCCGTTATCGCGGTCCCCTGCACGGCATCCCGTACGGCGTGAAGGACCTGCTCGACACGGCCGGCATCCCGACCACCTACGGCGCCGAGCCGTACCGCGACCGCGTGCCGGCCGCCGATTCGGCGGTCGTCCGCCGGCTGACCGACGCAGGCGCGGTGCTCGTCGCGAAGCTCAGCCTGGGCGCGCTGGCGCTCAACGACATCTGGTTCGGCGGGATGACGATGAACCCCTGGCTGCTCGAGGAAGGCGCGTCGGGCTCCAGCGCCGGCCCGGGCGCGGCGACCGCGGCGGCCCTCGTCGCCTTCTCGATCGGCAGCGAGACCGGCGGCAGCATCATCGCGCCGGCCATGCGGTGCGGCGTCACCGGACTGCGGCCCACGTTCGGCCGCGTGCCGAGAACGGGCGCCATGACCCTCTGCTGGTCGCTCGACAAGCTCGGACCGATGACGCGCAGCGTCGAGGACGCGATGCTCGTCCTGCGGGCCATCGGCGGGCCCGATCCCGGCGACGTCTCGAGCGTGCCCTGCGCCCTCGACTTCGATGCCACCGCCCCGGTCACCGGACTGCGCGTGGGCTACATCCCGTCGTGGATGACCGCGAGTCCGGCCACCGACGTCGACCGCGCGGTCCTCGCGCAGCTGTCGACGCTCGGCCTGACGCCGACCGAGGTCAGCCTGCCGGACTGGCCCTTCGACTCGCTCCAGACGATCCTCTTCGCCGAGGCGGCTGCGTCGTTCGAGGAGCTGACCCTCTCGAACGGCATCGACAGGATGAAGGTGCAGGTGCCCGACGCGTGGCCCAACCTGTTCCGGCTCTCCCGGTTCCTCTCGGCCGTGGACCTCGTGCAGGCCGACCGCCTGCGCCGGCGCGTGGCCGGCGAGATGCGGCGGATCTTCACGGAGGTGGACCTGCTGCTCGTGCCGTCGCTTCGGGGCGAGATGCTGACCATCGGCAACCATACCGGACATCCGTCGCTGACGCTGCGGGCCGGGTTCGTGCAGGTCTCGGAGGCGCGCAGCGACTGGGCGCCCGATCCCGATCGCCCCCTGCCGTCGTTCGATCCGCCGCGCCGGGTCCCGCACGGCGTGACGCTCGTCGGCCGGCTCTTCGACGAAGGCACGATCGGCCGCGTGGGCGTGGCGCTGGAGCGCGCCCTCCGGGTCGTCGACGAGCGGCCCGCGGGGTTCTGA
- a CDS encoding DUF998 domain-containing protein — MSQPLWGGLAGPLLFTTVAVTCAWLRPGYSQIDQFISELGATGTPYAWLMNYAGFVPGGLLIAGFGLSLRARLPRERLFAAGTALVVFFGAGIGASGLFPCDVGCPQGEGSVMNLVHDRLGPLLFLAGALGVVVLGLGFRHVPPLRSLWGYSVASGLIALVLLALLASTLESRVRTGLWQRLLVSVLFTWCGVVAVTAARLRQATAGRRS, encoded by the coding sequence ATGTCACAGCCGCTGTGGGGCGGACTCGCTGGACCGCTCCTGTTCACCACGGTCGCCGTCACCTGCGCCTGGCTCCGGCCGGGCTACTCGCAGATCGATCAGTTCATCAGCGAGCTCGGCGCGACGGGCACGCCCTACGCCTGGCTCATGAACTACGCGGGATTCGTGCCCGGCGGACTCCTCATCGCGGGCTTCGGGCTGAGTCTCCGCGCACGCCTGCCGCGCGAGCGCCTGTTCGCGGCCGGCACGGCGCTCGTGGTCTTCTTCGGCGCCGGCATCGGCGCGTCCGGTCTGTTTCCGTGCGACGTCGGATGTCCCCAGGGCGAGGGGTCCGTGATGAACCTCGTGCACGACCGGCTCGGCCCGTTGCTGTTCCTCGCGGGGGCGCTCGGCGTCGTCGTGCTGGGGCTCGGCTTCCGGCACGTGCCGCCGCTGCGGTCCCTGTGGGGCTACTCGGTCGCGTCGGGCCTGATCGCGCTGGTCCTGCTCGCGCTCCTGGCGAGCACGCTCGAGAGCCGAGTCCGGACCGGTCTCTGGCAGCGCCTCCTCGTGTCGGTCCTGTTCACGTGGTGTGGCGTGGTGGCCGTGACCGCGGCGCGCCTGCGGCAGGCGACCGCGGGGCGACGATCATGA
- a CDS encoding toll/interleukin-1 receptor domain-containing protein, protein MISYRTADRAVADELHRELEAAGLAPWMDYKRIQPGSKWRDELLREVTRCDAFVALLTPAYVESEHCRMEVFLARSRGVPILPVMLEDCFEHLDRYEETKGLADLFLLRLYRLSVVGLAITREDALRRLVDAARSLGQAPPQKAVYVAYCNDEAELATRIASELERAGVPAWVATRDCRVGDNWRQAQARGVMHASVQLVVMDRTIARSHVLRTEIMLGEAFGLPVLTVLGRDLANDPAGVADVMASLRAADLTFRRLTDLQPFGCDEASVAALVAHLRSTAGVPAPAPEPAPR, encoded by the coding sequence ATGATTTCGTATCGGACGGCCGACCGCGCCGTGGCCGACGAGCTCCACCGCGAGCTGGAAGCGGCGGGCCTGGCGCCGTGGATGGACTACAAGCGGATCCAGCCGGGGAGCAAGTGGCGCGACGAGCTGCTCAGGGAAGTGACGCGCTGCGATGCGTTCGTGGCGCTCCTCACGCCCGCCTACGTCGAGAGCGAGCACTGCCGCATGGAGGTGTTCCTGGCGCGCAGCCGCGGCGTCCCCATCCTGCCGGTGATGCTCGAGGACTGCTTCGAGCACCTCGATCGGTACGAGGAGACCAAGGGCCTCGCCGACCTCTTCCTCCTGCGCCTGTACCGTCTGAGCGTGGTCGGTCTGGCGATCACGCGTGAAGACGCCCTCCGGCGCCTGGTGGACGCGGCCCGATCGCTGGGCCAGGCGCCCCCACAGAAGGCGGTCTACGTGGCGTACTGCAACGACGAGGCGGAGCTGGCCACGCGCATCGCGTCCGAGCTGGAGCGCGCCGGCGTTCCGGCCTGGGTGGCCACCCGCGACTGCAGGGTCGGCGACAACTGGCGCCAGGCCCAGGCACGCGGCGTCATGCACGCGTCGGTGCAGCTCGTGGTCATGGACCGGACGATCGCCCGGTCCCACGTGCTGCGCACCGAGATCATGCTCGGCGAGGCGTTCGGCCTGCCGGTCCTCACGGTGCTCGGCCGCGACCTGGCGAACGACCCCGCGGGAGTGGCCGACGTGATGGCGTCGCTGCGCGCGGCCGACCTCACGTTCCGCCGGCTGACGGACCTGCAGCCGTTCGGCTGCGACGAGGCGTCCGTGGCCGCGCTCGTGGCGCACCTTCGCTCGACGGCCGGGGTGCCCGCGCCCGCGCCTGAACCGGCGCCGCGGTAG
- a CDS encoding arylamine N-acetyltransferase has product MLDADRLGAYLARVGYDGSRAPAYETLRAIHRAHLHAIAYENLDIHLGRPMPLDRGAAFHKLVDERRGGWCYEMNGVFGWVLESLGYDVRYVAGAAGRATSGDTALDNHLVLIVTLDRPYVVDVGFGDGFLDPLPLEPGTYRQGIFEFRLSRDGEWWRMHNHAYGGADSFDFTLAPRDYASFAAKCHELQTSPDSGFVKTTVCERFTPDGLVTLRSATLREVTADGARDRVLGDAGEYARVLRDCFDLAPPGIEDLWPVVWDRHLAWLAARAEASGAAGGPA; this is encoded by the coding sequence ATGCTCGACGCCGATCGCCTGGGAGCGTATCTCGCCCGAGTCGGTTACGACGGCTCACGTGCGCCGGCGTACGAGACGCTGCGGGCGATTCACCGTGCCCACCTCCACGCCATCGCGTACGAGAACCTCGACATCCACCTGGGACGGCCCATGCCGCTCGATCGCGGGGCCGCGTTCCACAAACTCGTGGACGAGCGGCGCGGCGGCTGGTGCTACGAGATGAACGGCGTCTTCGGCTGGGTGCTGGAGTCGCTCGGCTACGACGTCCGGTACGTGGCCGGCGCCGCCGGCCGGGCCACGAGCGGCGACACGGCCCTGGACAACCATCTCGTCTTGATCGTGACACTCGACCGCCCGTACGTGGTGGATGTGGGCTTCGGGGACGGGTTCCTGGACCCGCTGCCGCTCGAGCCCGGAACGTATCGTCAGGGGATTTTCGAGTTTCGGCTGAGCCGCGACGGCGAGTGGTGGCGCATGCACAACCACGCGTACGGCGGCGCCGACAGCTTCGATTTCACCCTGGCGCCCCGCGACTACGCCTCCTTCGCGGCGAAGTGCCACGAGCTCCAGACCTCGCCGGACTCCGGGTTCGTGAAGACGACGGTCTGCGAGCGCTTCACGCCGGACGGGCTCGTGACCCTCCGCTCGGCGACATTGCGGGAGGTGACCGCGGACGGCGCGCGGGACCGCGTCCTCGGCGACGCCGGCGAGTACGCCCGGGTCCTGCGCGATTGCTTCGACCTCGCGCCGCCGGGTATCGAGGATCTGTGGCCTGTCGTCTGGGACCGGCATCTGGCGTGGCTGGCCGCCAGGGCCGAAGCATCCGGAGCCGCCGGCGGCCCCGCCTGA
- a CDS encoding ABC transporter permease has product MLRGLWQLTWLEIKIFVREPLGVVGTLAVPVVLCLVFGRIGRGRGARAADLPAFIGTDLAVMATTFVALGSVMSLVAIIAIYREGGILKRLRATPLRPATILTAHVLVKLTFSLLTLVVLALAGRRLVPADMDPPLLSFGLAVLFSTACVLSIGFVLASIVPTARFAQPAAAAVLYPMLAVSGVFVPIDLLPSGLQAVARVLPLTYAVSLQRGIWRGEGWAAHGGDVLALLLIAVVAVAVANRVFRWE; this is encoded by the coding sequence GTGCTTCGCGGCCTCTGGCAGCTCACCTGGCTCGAGATCAAGATCTTCGTGCGCGAGCCGCTCGGCGTCGTCGGCACGCTGGCCGTGCCGGTGGTGCTGTGCCTGGTGTTCGGGCGCATCGGCCGGGGACGGGGGGCGCGCGCGGCCGACCTGCCCGCGTTCATCGGCACCGACCTCGCGGTGATGGCCACCACGTTCGTCGCGCTCGGCTCGGTGATGTCGCTCGTCGCCATCATCGCCATCTACCGGGAGGGCGGGATCCTGAAGCGCCTGCGTGCCACGCCGCTGCGCCCCGCCACGATCCTGACCGCGCACGTGCTGGTGAAGCTGACGTTCTCGCTCCTCACGCTCGTGGTGCTCGCGCTCGCGGGCCGGCGGCTCGTGCCGGCGGACATGGATCCGCCGCTCCTGTCGTTCGGCCTGGCCGTGCTCTTCAGCACGGCCTGCGTGCTGTCGATCGGCTTCGTCCTGGCGAGCATCGTCCCGACGGCGCGCTTCGCCCAGCCCGCCGCGGCCGCCGTGCTGTACCCGATGCTGGCCGTCTCCGGCGTCTTCGTGCCGATCGACCTCTTGCCGTCCGGCCTCCAGGCGGTCGCGCGCGTGCTGCCCCTCACCTATGCGGTCTCCCTGCAGCGGGGCATCTGGCGGGGGGAGGGGTGGGCCGCGCACGGAGGCGACGTCCTCGCGCTCCTCCTGATCGCGGTCGTCGCCGTGGCGGTCGCCAACCGCGTGTTCCGTTGGGAGTGA
- a CDS encoding ABC transporter ATP-binding protein, whose amino-acid sequence MPESVIRVDALRKSYGRLRAVDGVSFDVRQGEIFGLIGPNGAGKTTTLECIEGLRTPDGGVVSVLGLDPIRDVRQLQTRIGVQLQEAQLQKRITVGEAVRLWASLYRTSLDGDRLLDELGLAEKRRAWFMTLSGGQKQRLLIALALINRPEVVFLDELTTGLDPQARRAIWELVRGIQARGATVFLTTHLMEEAERLCDRVAIIDHGRVVDIGTPDELVRRHCPTTTVVVTTATPSARAVFEALPGRPAVTADDGDLTIRGGPDVVTAVIRAIAGAQIEVSGFRTARPTLEDVFLEVTGHAIRE is encoded by the coding sequence GTGCCCGAGTCCGTGATCCGCGTCGATGCGCTCCGGAAGTCCTACGGCCGACTGCGGGCCGTGGACGGCGTGTCGTTCGACGTTCGTCAGGGCGAGATCTTCGGCCTCATCGGGCCCAACGGCGCCGGCAAGACGACCACCCTCGAGTGCATCGAGGGGTTGCGGACGCCGGACGGCGGCGTCGTCTCGGTGCTGGGGCTCGATCCGATCCGCGACGTCCGCCAGCTGCAGACGCGCATCGGCGTCCAGCTCCAGGAAGCGCAGCTCCAGAAGCGGATCACCGTGGGCGAGGCCGTGCGGCTGTGGGCGTCGTTGTATCGCACCTCCCTCGACGGCGACCGCCTGCTCGACGAGCTCGGCCTGGCCGAGAAGCGGAGGGCGTGGTTCATGACGCTCTCGGGCGGGCAGAAGCAGCGGCTGCTCATCGCCCTGGCGCTCATCAACCGGCCGGAGGTCGTCTTCCTCGACGAGCTCACGACCGGGCTGGACCCGCAGGCGCGGCGGGCCATCTGGGAGCTGGTGCGCGGCATCCAGGCGCGCGGCGCCACGGTGTTCCTGACCACGCACCTCATGGAAGAGGCCGAGCGGTTGTGCGACCGCGTGGCCATCATCGATCACGGACGCGTGGTGGACATCGGGACGCCCGACGAGCTCGTCCGGCGCCATTGCCCCACGACCACGGTGGTGGTCACCACCGCCACGCCGTCGGCGCGGGCCGTCTTCGAGGCGCTGCCGGGGCGTCCGGCGGTGACGGCGGACGACGGCGACCTGACGATTCGCGGCGGCCCGGACGTGGTCACCGCGGTGATCCGGGCGATCGCCGGCGCGCAGATCGAGGTCTCGGGCTTCCGCACGGCGCGCCCCACGCTCGAGGACGTGTTCCTCGAGGTGACCGGGCACGCCATTCGCGAGTGA
- a CDS encoding transporter substrate-binding domain-containing protein — MIPRSPLVLIAAAVPLVAAALSRPTPSPMDTQPSPMPAAVRAELAPNGRLRAALNYGNFLLVSTRAPEHTGVAPDLARELARRAGATVEFVGYTNAGLVADAAKDEAWDVGFIGAEPARAAYITFTPAYVEIEATYLVPAASPLRTAGDVDRPGIRIASSPRAAYTLFLQRSLKAATVTEVPGIESTAEWFARTGYDAAANLSPRLADDVTKHPGVRMTDGRFTAVQQSMAVRKERTAAAAYLVAFADEIKTSGLLQSLIEKHHADGLLVAR; from the coding sequence ATGATTCCGCGTTCGCCACTCGTGCTCATCGCGGCGGCCGTGCCGCTCGTCGCGGCCGCGTTGAGCCGGCCGACTCCCTCGCCTATGGACACCCAGCCGTCTCCCATGCCCGCCGCCGTGCGCGCCGAGCTGGCGCCGAACGGCCGCCTGCGCGCCGCCCTGAACTACGGCAACTTCCTGCTCGTGTCCACACGCGCACCCGAGCACACGGGCGTGGCCCCCGATCTGGCGCGGGAGCTGGCGCGACGCGCCGGCGCCACCGTGGAGTTCGTCGGCTACACGAACGCCGGCCTCGTGGCCGATGCCGCGAAGGACGAGGCCTGGGACGTGGGCTTCATCGGCGCCGAGCCTGCACGTGCCGCGTACATCACGTTCACGCCGGCCTACGTGGAGATCGAGGCCACCTATCTCGTGCCGGCGGCCTCACCGCTCCGGACGGCCGGGGACGTGGACCGGCCGGGCATCCGCATCGCGAGCAGCCCGCGGGCCGCGTACACCCTGTTCCTGCAGCGCAGCCTGAAAGCGGCGACGGTCACCGAGGTGCCGGGCATCGAGTCGACGGCCGAGTGGTTCGCGCGCACCGGCTACGACGCCGCCGCGAACCTGAGTCCGCGTCTGGCGGACGACGTGACGAAGCACCCGGGCGTCCGCATGACCGACGGCCGCTTCACGGCCGTGCAGCAGTCGATGGCCGTGCGGAAGGAGCGGACGGCGGCGGCCGCGTATCTGGTGGCGTTCGCCGACGAGATCAAGACGTCAGGGCTGCTGCAGTCGCTCATCGAGAAGCACCACGCCGACGGCCTGCTGGTCGCCAGGTAG
- a CDS encoding cyanophycinase translates to MRTRSLLVAVAMVAAFSPASRADTHGPAAGTLFIVGGGMRDQKLVKRFIDLAGGPDAPIVIVPTAGDDDTYAQDYPGTKQFRDSGARKITVLHTRDPKVADTEAFVAPLTTARGVFFQGGRQWRIADAYLGTRTQREVAKVLERGGVVGGTSAGATILGSFLVRGDTKGNELMVGDHLEGFGFLTDSAIDQHLLRRNRQFDLVPVIAERPHPLGIGIDEDTAIVVTQTVFDVAGNGYVAIYDGARGQDPPGGFYLLAPGDHFDMTGRAATRNPGGKPLEGVKRGPRP, encoded by the coding sequence ATGCGCACCCGATCCCTGCTCGTGGCGGTCGCGATGGTGGCCGCGTTCTCGCCGGCGTCCCGGGCCGACACGCACGGCCCCGCGGCCGGCACGCTCTTCATCGTCGGCGGCGGCATGCGCGACCAGAAGCTGGTGAAGCGCTTCATCGACCTGGCCGGCGGCCCCGACGCCCCGATCGTCATCGTCCCGACCGCCGGCGACGACGACACCTACGCCCAGGACTACCCCGGCACGAAGCAGTTCCGCGACTCCGGCGCCCGGAAGATCACGGTGCTCCACACGCGCGACCCCAAGGTGGCCGACACGGAGGCCTTCGTCGCGCCGCTCACGACCGCCCGGGGCGTCTTCTTCCAGGGCGGCCGCCAATGGCGCATCGCCGACGCCTACCTCGGCACCCGCACCCAGCGCGAGGTCGCCAAGGTCCTCGAACGCGGCGGCGTGGTGGGCGGCACCTCCGCCGGGGCCACGATCCTGGGGTCGTTCCTCGTGCGCGGCGACACGAAGGGCAACGAGCTGATGGTGGGCGATCACCTCGAGGGCTTCGGCTTCCTCACCGACAGCGCCATCGACCAGCACCTGCTCCGGAGGAACCGCCAGTTCGACCTGGTGCCCGTGATCGCCGAGCGCCCGCACCCCCTCGGGATCGGCATCGACGAGGACACGGCCATCGTCGTGACGCAGACGGTGTTCGACGTGGCTGGCAACGGCTACGTGGCCATCTACGACGGCGCCCGCGGACAGGACCCGCCCGGCGGCTTCTACCTGCTGGCCCCCGGCGATCACTTCGACATGACGGGCCGGGCGGCCACGCGCAATCCCGGCGGCAAGCCACTCGAGGGCGTGAAACGGGGGCCGCGGCCGTGA
- a CDS encoding N-acyl homoserine lactonase family protein produces MNRGAAAVAGLAAVLAATLSVSRAQSLPRYEVYAVRFAHVAYGLSNLVAGAEKGPTVDIAFTVWPIKDPATGRVILVDAGFHRQKFLDSWKPLDHVTPAEALRTGLAIPPSAVTDVVLSHTHWDHADGVDLFPTARVWIQKAEYEHYVGAGGEVLARGGVDAADAPILAEVARSGRLRLVAGDDQVIAPGIRVYTGGKHTYESQYVTVTTASGTVVLASDNAYLYRNIEQGVAIAQTLDPAANVAAIARMRTLASRPGLIVPGHDPDVFTRFPRVGPNAVRLDVPR; encoded by the coding sequence GTGAACCGGGGGGCTGCGGCCGTCGCGGGGCTCGCGGCCGTGCTGGCGGCGACCCTCTCGGTCTCCCGCGCCCAGTCCCTGCCCCGCTACGAGGTCTACGCGGTCCGCTTCGCCCACGTCGCCTACGGGCTGTCCAACCTGGTGGCCGGCGCCGAGAAGGGCCCGACGGTGGACATCGCCTTCACCGTGTGGCCCATCAAGGACCCGGCCACCGGCCGGGTGATCCTCGTGGACGCCGGTTTCCACCGGCAGAAGTTCCTGGACTCGTGGAAACCGCTCGACCACGTGACGCCGGCCGAGGCACTCCGGACGGGGCTGGCCATCCCGCCGTCCGCGGTCACCGACGTGGTCCTGTCGCACACCCATTGGGACCACGCCGACGGCGTGGACCTCTTTCCCACGGCCCGGGTCTGGATCCAGAAGGCCGAGTACGAGCACTACGTGGGCGCGGGCGGCGAGGTGCTGGCCCGCGGCGGCGTGGACGCGGCCGACGCGCCGATCCTGGCGGAAGTGGCCCGATCCGGCCGGCTGCGCCTCGTGGCGGGGGACGACCAGGTCATCGCCCCCGGCATCAGGGTCTACACCGGCGGCAAGCACACCTACGAGTCGCAGTACGTGACCGTGACCACCGCGTCGGGCACGGTCGTGCTGGCCTCCGACAACGCCTACCTCTACAGGAACATCGAGCAGGGCGTCGCCATCGCCCAGACGCTCGATCCGGCTGCGAACGTGGCGGCCATCGCCCGCATGCGGACCCTCGCCTCGCGCCCCGGCCTGATTGTCCCCGGGCACGATCCGGACGTCTTCACCCGCTTTCCCCGAGTGGGTCCGAACGCCGTCCGCCTCGACGTCCCGCGATGA